The Pseudanabaena sp. PCC 6802 genomic interval GCCCTTGCCCAACAACAAGTCGTCCTGGCAACCCGAGATTTGGAAGTGTCGCAACAACAGGAAGTGGAGTTTCATCAGAAAGATCGCGAATATCAAGCTGCCAAACAGGAACTCATCCTGCTTGACGAACTAGATCGAGCCTTTACCGATCTGCGCCAATATCTCACCGAGCAAATTCGCCCGCAACTGGCTGACAGTGCCAGTATATTCCTCAATCAACTCACCGACGGTCGATATAATGCCATTGAAATCGATTCTAAATACAATGTTGTGGTGTTGGATGACGGCGATCGTAAGCCCGTGATTTCCGGGGGTGAAGAAGATATCGTGAATCTCTGCTTGCGCCTAGCAATTTCGCAAATGATTACCGAACGTAGCGGACAGCCATTCTCTTTATTAGTTTTAGATGAAGTATTTGGTTCGCTGGATGATGGGCGACGAGATAATGTCTTGGGGTTATTACATGCTCTGGAGCAACATTTCGAGCAAGTATTGATTATTACCCACATCGAATCAACTAAAGAAAGCCTCAACCATACAATTCGCCTGGAATTCGATTCTCAGCAGCAATGTTCGCGACTAGTTTCTTGATATATTGCTCCGGCAATGAAAAAGAAAGCATAGGATAATAGAAGTAAAGGCACAAGGAGGTTTGACATGGATAAACCAGATGGCCGACACCTATCGATAGAGACGCAAAATTACCTTCGACAGCAAGCGATCCGGTTGCGAGAACAAGGGAAACGAGTATGTGATATTAGTGAGTACCTGGGGATTCATCGTAACACGATTACGGAGTGGTGGTGGGCGTATCAAGATTACGGAGAAGCAGCCCTGTTTCAGCAACGACGAGGACGAGAGGTAGGGGAAGGGCGCAGTTTAAGTGCCTCAGAGGAAACAACGATTGAAGAAATGCTGCGGGGACACAGCCCGGAGGAATACCAGATCGAGAGCGCCTTGTGGAGTAGACGAGCCGTAAAAGCCTTAATCGAGCAAGAATTAGGTGTGGAGATGCCAATCCGCACAGTGGGGGAATACCTCAAACGATGGGGCTACAGCCCCCAGAAGCCGATCGAACGTGCCTATGAGCAAGACCCCGCTGCCGTGAAACACTGGTTACAGGAAGAATATCCCGCGATTGAGCAACGGGCACAAGCAGAAGGTGCCGAAATCGAGTGGGGAGATGAATCGGGACTCAGTTCTGATGAGTATGGAGGGCGAGGTTATGCACCCAAGGGGCATCCCCCTGAAATTCGTCCTAGTAAACGCGAGCGGACACGGTTGAATTTCATTGCTAGCATCAGTAATCAAGGCACGATTCAATTTATGCTTTACACCTGTACCTTGACAGCCCCAGTATTTATTGAATTTCTGCAACGGTTGATTGACAAGCGTTCAAGCAAACTGTTTTGGATCGTGGATCGCCATCCCGTCCATCGAGAGCGCCCCGTGCAGCAATGGTTAGAACAGCACTCCCAGGAGATCGAGTTGTTTTATTTGCCTTCCTATGCGCCGCAGTTGAATCCAGTAGAGTATTTCAATGGTGATGTGAAACAGGGAGTTCACGCCAAACCTCTGACGCGAAACCTGGGTCAATTAAAACGGGTGCGATCGGAATTTTGTGTATCGAGCCTCTGAAACAGCGTAAATACGTACTTCAGGACTCAATTTACACAAAAATCTGAACACTCTCAATTAAAACATAGATTGCTATCTCAACTGCAGAAATTGCAGAGATTGCCTGCCCACATTAGGAGTTACTTTAAGCATCCATCTATTATTTATGCTGCTCTATAGATTGCATTCTATTTTATTGCCAAGGCAATAGCTATAGCCAGTAGGCTTAGGACGAGGTGCAAGGGTGGAACCCTTGCTTGGGGGCAACGCCCCACCCCCCCTGCCTCTTCCGATCTGAAAACCGCTATAACTGATATGGCTCAGATGACTTTTGGGTAGAATAATTTAATCGTTAAAGTCACCAATAAAAATAGAATGCAGCACGATCCAGCTACTATATTTTCTTGGATTTTAGGCGATACGAATACAATAAATCCTTGCCCTTTAATCAAAGCAGAGAAGCTGGAAACGCAAAACGGCATGAGATATAACCTGAAAGTTTGCCAAGGGTCTCTTTCTCCAATTTTACCAGAAGAAACACTTAGCACCAGACCCGTACCGATTACAGCACTTATCCCAACTGAATTAGTCCATATTTTAGGTGAAGGATCGAAATAGAAGAAAACTACGACAACATACCAAATTAAATAACACCAGAGGATCGCTTTACCTAATTTGATTTTACAAAGATATTGAATTAACCACATCATATAAGTTCAATAACTCTTTGTTCAATGGTTGGTGTTGCTTTCATCGTTTTGCCTTTTTACCTATCCTCTGACTTAATCCTAACCTGGCTGCAAAATCCTGCGATCGCCTTCCCATTTTAAGGGATTTGCAGCGATGTATTGCCTGATGTTATGCAAAATCGATCCCTTATCCGGGAATGCTATGCCCCCATTCCTTGAGATAAGGATAGACCGCGATCGCCCGCAGTTGTCCCCAGCGACTCCAGGTACAGGTGGCGATTAAAATCCAGATGCGGCGATCGTTAATTGCGGCTAGGGATGCCGTCTTGAGAAATATAGCGGTTTTCACTGCGATCGTCGAAACGAAATAAGCGTATATCCTGGTAGTAGAGGTAGGCGAGTTTGTCACCAGTGAAGAAGCAATGACCCAAATGAA includes:
- a CDS encoding IS630 family transposase — encoded protein: MDKPDGRHLSIETQNYLRQQAIRLREQGKRVCDISEYLGIHRNTITEWWWAYQDYGEAALFQQRRGREVGEGRSLSASEETTIEEMLRGHSPEEYQIESALWSRRAVKALIEQELGVEMPIRTVGEYLKRWGYSPQKPIERAYEQDPAAVKHWLQEEYPAIEQRAQAEGAEIEWGDESGLSSDEYGGRGYAPKGHPPEIRPSKRERTRLNFIASISNQGTIQFMLYTCTLTAPVFIEFLQRLIDKRSSKLFWIVDRHPVHRERPVQQWLEQHSQEIELFYLPSYAPQLNPVEYFNGDVKQGVHAKPLTRNLGQLKRVRSEFCVSSL